A window from Gasterosteus aculeatus chromosome 14, fGasAcu3.hap1.1, whole genome shotgun sequence encodes these proteins:
- the slc46a2 gene encoding solute carrier family 46 member 2 has translation MFPLCLCHAAVAVLRRIEPTIVLQQLGSALSNTALQMLAKDRCLNATYPDLSPEASQQKAMTDFFMTYNLILRLVPIVPALLLARGGDRGWRRLPIVVPLCGYLLLSVILLLVVVFRLPLEVMYGGAVVYGLSGGFGAYWPGVMTLAALSSTATDRSKVMMKVELLYGTAGVVGSLASGHMFLVYSSSLGNGIILLTVSVLLRLLCLLQSVVLLQVNPRPSEEPEDTSRLLPDASGEAPPEAPAERNRVNVVLLVATALLYGAAVGGAMEILDVFVLKEPLSWSATEVGYGNAAGSLIFLTSFFGVMVFRRCVSDAALILMGMLSFASGIYFMSFVRTTSMFYLARSLNLFALIPMPTIRSLLSQQVPASSCGTTLTYLQMALKLSGLAYIPAFTKIYQRTLDWFPGFVFTLASSVTVLGMIPISIVSCRSRPMRQPTRIQAD, from the exons ATGTTCCCGTTGTGCCTTTGCCACGCCGCCGTCGCGGTGCTGCGGCGCATCGAGCCCACCAtcgtgctgcagcagctgggcaGCGCGCTCTCCAACACCGCCCTCCAGATGTTGGCGAAGGACCGCTGCCTCAACGCCACCTACCCCGACCTCTCCCCGGAGGCCAGCCAGCAGAAAGCCATGACGGACTTCTTCATGACCTACAACCTCATCCTCCGGCTGGTCCCGATCGTGCCCGCGCTGCTCCTGGCGCGGGGGGGTGACCGCGGCTGGAGGAGGCTCCCCATCGTGGTGCCGCTGTGCGGGTACCTGCTGCTGAGTGTCATCCTGCTCCTGGTGGTCGTCTTCCGCCTCCCGTTGGAGGTGATGTACGGCGGGGCGGTGGTCTACGGTCTGTCGGGGGGCTTCGGCGCCTATTGGCCCGGCGTGATGACGCTGGCCGCGCTCTCCTCCACGGCGACGGACCGATCCAAG GTGATGATGAAAGTGGAGCTGCTGTACGGGACAGCCGGCGTGGTGGGGAGCCTCGCGTCGGGTCACATGTTCCTCGTGTACAGCTCCAGTTTGGGGAACGGGATCATCCTGCTGACAGTGAGCGtcctgctgcggctgctgtgcCTCCTGCAGTCCGTCGTCCTGCTGCAG GTGAACCCCCGACCGAGCGAAGAGCCAGAGGACACCAGCCGCCTCCTTCCTGACGCCTCCGGCGAGGCTCCTCCGGAGGCTCCTGCTGAGAGGAACAGGGTGAACGTAGTTCTGCTGGTGGCTACGGCCCTTCTGTACGGCGCCGCAGTGGGTGGAGCGATGGAAATACTGGACGTCTTCGTGCTAAAAGAGCCGCTCAGCTGGAGTGCCACTGAG GTGGGTTATGGGAACGCCGCCGGCTCTTTGATTTTCCTCACTAGCTTCTTCGGCGTCATGGTGTTTCGCCGCTGCGTCAGCGACGCGGCGCTCATCCTGATGGGCATGCTGTCCTTCGCGTCGGGGATTTACTTCATGTCCTTCGTCAGGACGACGTCCATGTTCTACCTCG CTCGCTCACTCAACTTGTTTGCTCTGATCCCGATGCCCACAATCCGATCGCTGCTCTCACAGCAGGTTCCGGCTTCCTCATGTG GCACCACTCTCACATATCTGCAGATGGCCCTGAAGCTCTCCGGTCTGGCCTACATCCCGGCCTTCACCAAGATCTACCAGAGAACCCTGGACTGGTTCCCCGGCTTCGTCTTCACGCTGGCCAGCAGCGTCACGGTGCTGGGAATGATCCCCATCAG TATTGTGAGCTGCAGATCTCGTCCGATGCGCCAGCCCACAAGGATTCAGGCGGACTGA